The sequence CGGCCGCTCCGGCACATCTGTCACAAAGAGGATCATCCATGAAACACCTGCACCGAACCGCCTCGCTCGGCGTCGCGCTGGCCTTGTTCACTGCCTTGTCGCCAGCGCTCGCCGACAGCACCGCGACCGTCGGCGGCCTCGTCAACAAGGGCCTGGTCGGCGTCGGCCGCATCCCAGCCGCGCAGCGCGACAAATTCGGCGAGACGTTCGGCTCGGGTTCCGGCATGGCGATCGACACATCGGGCTGGACGCATGATGCGGGCACCTACAAGGGTTCGCTCTGGCTGCTGCCGGATCGTGGCTACAATGTCGCCGGCACCACCGACTACCGGCCGCGCCTCAACACCATCGGCATCGAATTTACCCCGGCCGCACCTGGCGCCGCTGGCCAGGAACAGACCGAAGTCAAGGCGACGCTTGCCGACACCATGCTTCTGACCGACGACAAGGGCGCCGACGCCACCGGCCTCGATCCGCTGTCGGATGTACGCGCCGCCGCCGGCGATATGCCGATGTTGCCCGCCGCCACCAATGGCAAGCTCGCCCTCGACAACGAGGCGATCGTGCGGCTGCCCGACGGCTCGATGTTCATCTCCGACGAATATGGCCCCAACATCTACCGCTTCTCGGCGCAGGGCCGCCTGCTGTCGGCGACCCAGCCGCCGGCGGCGCTGGTGCCGATGCGCAAGGGCGCGCCGAACTTCTCCTCGGACAATCCTGGCCCCGGTGCCGCCGAGCCCGACCCGAAGGATCCCGAGACCGGCCGCCAAAACAACCAGGGCCTGGAAGGCATGGCGATGACGCCGGACGGCAAGTTCCTGATTGCCGTGCTGCAGTCGGCGACCCGGCAGGATGGCGGAGATTCAGGCTCGACCCGGCAGAACACCAGGGCGCTGGTCTATGACGCCTCCGACCTCGCCCATCTCAAGCTGGCGCATGAATATGTCGTGCCGCTGCCGGTGTTCAAGGACGCCAAAGGCAAGACCAAGGTCGCCGCGCAAAGCGAGATCGTGGCGCTGTCGGACACGTCCTTCCTGATGCTGGCGCGCGACAGCGGCAACGGCCAGGGCGTCAAGGGCGACACCTCGCTTCTGCGCCAGATCTTCGTCGTCGACGTTTCGGCCGCGACCGACATCGCGGGCGGCCCTTTCGACGCCGCCGACAAGCCGGTCGCGCCCAAGGGCGTGCTTGATCCGTCGGTGACGCCGGCCAAGCTGACGCCGTTCATCGACATCAACGACAATACGCAGCTCAATCGCTTCGGCCTGCACAATGGCGCCCCGAACGACGACAACAATCTCTCGGAGAAGTGGGAAGCGATGTCGCTGGCCAGCGTGCTCGATCCGAAGCTGCCCGACGACTATTTCTTGTTCGTCGCCAATGACAACGACTTCCTCGCCCAGGACGGTTTCCAGGTCGGCGCCCCCTACAAGGCCGATGACGGCGCCAATGTCGACACCATCTTACTGGTCTATCAGGTCACGCTTCCCGACCTCGCCAAGAAGTAAGACCGTCATCCAGGCGGGCGCGCTTGGCGCGTCCGCCTGAGATTCTGAAAGCCTACTTCAAGAACTCCGCGTCCTTCGGCACGCCGGCATCGATCGGCTCGGCCGTCCTGCTCGACACGGCCATGATCTTGCCGGCGGCGGACAGGTTCGGCCGCACGAAGACCTGCGCGGGACCGTTGACGCGGCTGTAGAGGTCGATGATGTCCTGGTTCATGAAGCGCACACAGCCCGACGAGGCGTTCTTGCCGATGGAATCCCACTCCGGCGTGCCGTGCAGCCGGTACATCGTGTCCTTGCCGTCGCGGAACAGATAGAGCGCGCGGGCGCCGAGCGGGCTTTGCGGGCCTGGCGGCATGCCGTCCTTGAATTTCGCCAGTTCCGGCCGGCGTTGGATCATTTCCGGCGGCGGCGTCCACACCGGCCACTTCTTCCGCGCCTGGACCACGGCGCTGCCAGTCCAGCCGAAGCCGGCCTTGCCGAGGCTGACGCCGTAGCGGATGGCCTTGCCGCCATCGCGCACCAGATAGAGGAAATGCTCGGAGACATCGACGACGATGGTGCCGGGTTTCTCTCCGGTCGGGTCGGCCACGATCTGGCGCACGAACTTCGGATCGAGCTTGGCCACCGGGATCGCCGGCAGTTGATAGCCCTCGTCGGTGCGCGCCGCGTACATGGTTGCGGTATCGCCGAACGCCGCATCGGGTGGCGCCGCGGCCACCGGTGGCGGCGTCACCACCTCCGTCGTGGTGCACGCCGAAAGAGCCATCGAGGCCGCGCCCAAAGCGGACGCACCGAGAAACGCGCGCCGGTTCAGGCGCTCGGAAAACAGCGGACTATCGGACATGACCCCCCCGGCTATTCGCAAGATCTGATAGGAATGCGGGCCCCACGCCCCCGCGATCAATAGCCCATTCCGGAAGCTTTGAGAACATGGTTAGACCGAGATGCGCCAGGAGACCTCCGGCCAAGCTTTTCCGACGCCGCATCGACCTGCCTCGTTGAATCGGCAATGATGGTGGGGCCAGATCACCTTTGCCGAGTTGCCAGCCATGGACGAAAAAATGCCCGCGCGCCGGCGCACCGGCGACCTGACCAGCGGCCCGATCCCGCGCACGCTGCTGCTGTTTGCCTTGCCGGTGCTGGGTTCCAACGTGCTGCAGTCGCTCAACGGGTCGATCAATGCCGTCTGGGTCGGCCGCTTTCTCGGTGAATCGGCGCTGACCGCGACCTCCAACGCCAACCTCGTCCTGTTCCTGATCCTGGGCACCGTGTTCGGCATCGGCATGGCGGCGACCATCCTGGTGGCGCAGTCGGTCGGCGCCCGCGACCTGCCCGAGGCGCGCCGCATCGTTGGCACCAGCGCTACCTTCTTCTTCTTCGTTTCGGTGGTCTTCGCCGTCTGCGGCTGGATCTGGGTCGATGCGATCCTCAACACGCTTGGCACGCCGGCGGACGCCTTGCCGCTGGCGCGTTCCTATCTGCGCATCATCTTCGTCGCCGTGCCGATGATGAACCTTCTGTCCTTCGTCATGACCGTGCTGCGCGGTGCGGGCGATTCACGCACGCCCTTCATCTTCATGGCGCTGGCGGTCGTCCTCGACATCGTGCTCAACCCGCTGCTGATCCGCGGCATCGGCCCCTTCCCCGAACTTGGCATCGCCGGTTCCGCCACCGCGACGCTGATCGGCCAGACGGTGAGCGTGATTGCCATCCTTGTCGTGCTTTATTCGCGCAAGCATCCGCTGCGCCTTGCCGGTGCCAACCTCGCTCTGCTGCGGCCCGACCCTGCCTTGCTGCGCATCGTCGTCTTCAAGGGCGTGCCCATGGGCCTGCAGATGATCGTCATTTCGGCGGCAGCGCTGACAGTGATGGGCATCGTCAATTCCTACGGTTCGCAGGTCGCCGCCGCCTACGGCATCGCCGCGCAGCTGTGGACCTACATCCAGATGCCGGCGCTGGCCATCGGCGCCGCGGTCTCCTCCATGGCGGCGCAGAATGTCGGCGCCGGCCGCTGGGATCGGATCGGCCGCGTCGCCGCCTCCGGCGTCGGCTTCAACCTCGTCCTGACCGGCGCCCTGGTCGCGCTGCTGTGGCTCTTCGACCGCCCGATCCTCGGCCTGTTCCTGAGCAGCGACAGCGCGGCGATCGACATCGCCGCGCACATCAACACGGCCGCATCCTGGTCGTTCATCCTGTTCGGCATCACCATCGTGCTGTTCGCCACCGTGCGCGCCACCGGTGCGGTGATGCCGCCACTGATCATCCTGGTGATTTCGGTGCTCATCGTGCGCACCGGCTTTGCCTATTTCATGCGCGGCGTGATCGGCGAGGAAGCGCTGTGGTGGAGTTTCCCGGCCGGGTCGATCACCTCGCTGGTGCTGGCCGCCGCCTACTACCGTTTCGGCGGTTGGCGCACATTGCACATGATCGAGAACAGGCCGGCCGCCGGCGAGCCGCCGGACACTGGCCTTGGCGTGCCGCGCGGCCGCGCCAACATGGCGCCCGAGACGCCGAACGGCTGAAAGCTGAGTTTACTGCCGTTGGCGACGCCGAGCCGTCAGCGACTATCGCGCATGCTTCGCGCCAAACGCGAGCGCCACCAAGGAAAAGATCGTGATCATGCCGGCAAAGGCCAGGCTTGCCGTCGTCGCGGTGGTCCAATTCGACAGAATGCCGATACCGATGACTGGCAGCGCATTGCCACAAAAGCAGCAGATGAAAAAGGCCGATACCACCTCGGCGCGCCTTTCGGCAGGCGCAATCTGGTTGACCACTTGCAAACCGCCACGATAGCCGAGCGCCGACGCCACGCCGCAGCAAGCGGTGGCGATGATCATGATGGCCATCGAGCCGAAGAATTGTGCCGCCACCACCAATCCGACAGTGGGGATGATCAAGACCAATGCCGTGAACATGGTGACACGGCTCGAGAGCCGCGTCGTCGCCAGAATGGTCAGGGCGGCCACGATCGTCAGTTCGAAAAACAGCGCGCCGGCTGCGGCATGGTTGGTCACCCGGAGTTGCTGCGCCAGGATGCTCGGCGCAAGTGCTGCGTAAAAGCCGACCAGTGCCATGGCGCCGAAGCCGGTCAGCGCAGGCGCCACGAAGCGGGCTCGGACGTTGCCAGGCACGGAAAGCTTGGGCCGCATCGAAATGTCCGCCAGTTTCCCTGGTCGTGAAACGGTCTCGCGCGTGCGCAGGATCAATATGGTGACCAGGACAAGCACAGCCAGATTGACAACGAAGGTCAGCCTGAGCGGCCATGGTGCATATTCGGCCAGCAGACCCGCTCCCAGCGCGCCAAGTCCGAGACCCAGGAAATTGGTGCTGGTGGCGATCGTAGCGGCACGCGACCTATCGCTGGTCGCGATCAGTTCGGTCAGCCATGCCGTGCCGGTCCCCGTACCGACGCCGATCGCCAGGCCCATCAGAATCCGCGCCGCGTCGAGCCACGCAACATTTTCGGCGAACAGGAAAAGCAACGTGCTGACGACGGCCACACCCATCGCCGCCAAGGCAGCAGGCCGGCGGCCGATTACATCCGACAAGCCGCCGAAGATCAAAAGCGCCGCAAGATTGCCGATCACATACACGGCATAGATCAGGGTCAGCGTGATCTGGGAGAAACCGAACGCCTGCTTGTAGATGATGTAGAGCGGGGTCAATGCCGTGCTGCCGGCAAACAAGACGGCGATCATGGCAGCAACGACCGCCCTTGCCGCAGCACCGCCAAATTCATTGTTACGTGTCAGGACGATGCTGTGAGCGGTCATTTCGACATCTTGGTTGTTGGGAAATCTCATCACCAACGCCTTTGCAGGGCGTGCGTTCCTCGCCCTGAATTCACTCCTGACAAGTTTGAAGTTCGCCCATGGCGCTGGGCGAAATCCTCTCTTACCTTTGACCGGATTGGTAAGGGGGAATCCATGGGCAAAGGCAGGGTCGAGGCATTCACCGACGGCGTGGTGGCCATCATCATCACCATCATGGTGCTCGAGCTGAAAGTGCCGCATGGCGAGGATGTTTCCGCCTTGTTACCGTTGTGGCCGGTCTTCTTCAGCTACGTGCTGTCCTTCATCAATGTCGGCATCTACTGGAACAATCTGCACAACATGTTCCACACCGTGCAGCGCGTCGACGGCCGCGTGTTGTGGGCGAACCTCAATCTTCTGTTCTGGCTGTCGCTGATGCCGGTCACGACGGCCTTCATGGGCGAGAACCATTTCGCGCCGGTGCCGGTCGCCGTCTATGGCGCCGATCTGGCTCTATGCGCGATCGCCTATAATATTCTGGCCGCTGCGCTGCATCGCCTGCACGGCAACGACACCGCCTTCGCCAAGGCGCTGGGCAACGACCGCAAGGGCAAGCTCTCGCTGGCTGTCTACATCGCAGCCGTCCTGCTGACCTTTGTCAATCAGTGGATCGGCGTCGCGCTTTATGTGCTGGTCGCGATGATCTGGCTCGTGCCGGATACGCGCTTCGCGCGGGTGATCGAAAAGTAGCGCTTTTTGTCTGACGCTCTACTTGCGCATCGCCTTCAGCTTTTCGGCGACCGACGCCGCAAGATCGGCATAGCGCTCCTCCAGCCGTTCCGCTGCCTTGATGACCGAGAAGTCATGGCCGAATTTCTCCAGCGCCATGCGCAGCTTCTCGACGAACTCGGCCTGTTTTTCCAGCGCGGAAAACAGTGTCTTCACCTGGGCTTCGCTGATATCGGGGTTGGCCAGCATCTGCGGCACCTCGCGCCCCATCTGGTCACCGGTGGCGGTCTGCTCTTTCAGAATTGCGATCCAGTCCGTCAATCAAAAATCTCCATTTGTGGGGCAGCATGCGCAGCCGCGGCCCTGCTGGTCAACCCGAAGACCTGCTGACGAAGGCTTGCGCAAGCCCGTTCCGGCGCTAAGTTCGGCGCCATCGAGAAAAGGACGCTGTTGCTCATGATCACCGACGCCGAAATCCAGACCGCCCTGCCCGCGCTTGGCCCGGGCAACACCGCCGTCATCACCGGCGCCGCCAGCGGCATCGGTCTGGCAGCCGCCAGGCGGCTTGCACTGATGGGCATGAAGATCGTGCTTGCCGACATTGCCGGCGCGCGCCTTGATGATGCCTCTGGCGCCGTCTCGGCCATTGCAGGCGACGATGCCGTGCTTGCCGTCGCCGCCGATGTTTCGAAGGCCGATGAGGTCGATCGTCTCGCCGACCGGGCATTCGGCGCCTTCGGCGAGGTCTCGCTGCTGATGAACAATGCCGGCGTCGGCG comes from Mesorhizobium japonicum MAFF 303099 and encodes:
- a CDS encoding TMEM175 family protein; the protein is MGKGRVEAFTDGVVAIIITIMVLELKVPHGEDVSALLPLWPVFFSYVLSFINVGIYWNNLHNMFHTVQRVDGRVLWANLNLLFWLSLMPVTTAFMGENHFAPVPVAVYGADLALCAIAYNILAAALHRLHGNDTAFAKALGNDRKGKLSLAVYIAAVLLTFVNQWIGVALYVLVAMIWLVPDTRFARVIEK
- a CDS encoding MFS transporter → MTAHSIVLTRNNEFGGAAARAVVAAMIAVLFAGSTALTPLYIIYKQAFGFSQITLTLIYAVYVIGNLAALLIFGGLSDVIGRRPAALAAMGVAVVSTLLFLFAENVAWLDAARILMGLAIGVGTGTGTAWLTELIATSDRSRAATIATSTNFLGLGLGALGAGLLAEYAPWPLRLTFVVNLAVLVLVTILILRTRETVSRPGKLADISMRPKLSVPGNVRARFVAPALTGFGAMALVGFYAALAPSILAQQLRVTNHAAAGALFFELTIVAALTILATTRLSSRVTMFTALVLIIPTVGLVVAAQFFGSMAIMIIATACCGVASALGYRGGLQVVNQIAPAERRAEVVSAFFICCFCGNALPVIGIGILSNWTTATTASLAFAGMITIFSLVALAFGAKHAR
- a CDS encoding MATE family efflux transporter, whose amino-acid sequence is MDEKMPARRRTGDLTSGPIPRTLLLFALPVLGSNVLQSLNGSINAVWVGRFLGESALTATSNANLVLFLILGTVFGIGMAATILVAQSVGARDLPEARRIVGTSATFFFFVSVVFAVCGWIWVDAILNTLGTPADALPLARSYLRIIFVAVPMMNLLSFVMTVLRGAGDSRTPFIFMALAVVLDIVLNPLLIRGIGPFPELGIAGSATATLIGQTVSVIAILVVLYSRKHPLRLAGANLALLRPDPALLRIVVFKGVPMGLQMIVISAAALTVMGIVNSYGSQVAAAYGIAAQLWTYIQMPALAIGAAVSSMAAQNVGAGRWDRIGRVAASGVGFNLVLTGALVALLWLFDRPILGLFLSSDSAAIDIAAHINTAASWSFILFGITIVLFATVRATGAVMPPLIILVISVLIVRTGFAYFMRGVIGEEALWWSFPAGSITSLVLAAAYYRFGGWRTLHMIENRPAAGEPPDTGLGVPRGRANMAPETPNG
- a CDS encoding esterase-like activity of phytase family protein encodes the protein MKHLHRTASLGVALALFTALSPALADSTATVGGLVNKGLVGVGRIPAAQRDKFGETFGSGSGMAIDTSGWTHDAGTYKGSLWLLPDRGYNVAGTTDYRPRLNTIGIEFTPAAPGAAGQEQTEVKATLADTMLLTDDKGADATGLDPLSDVRAAAGDMPMLPAATNGKLALDNEAIVRLPDGSMFISDEYGPNIYRFSAQGRLLSATQPPAALVPMRKGAPNFSSDNPGPGAAEPDPKDPETGRQNNQGLEGMAMTPDGKFLIAVLQSATRQDGGDSGSTRQNTRALVYDASDLAHLKLAHEYVVPLPVFKDAKGKTKVAAQSEIVALSDTSFLMLARDSGNGQGVKGDTSLLRQIFVVDVSAATDIAGGPFDAADKPVAPKGVLDPSVTPAKLTPFIDINDNTQLNRFGLHNGAPNDDNNLSEKWEAMSLASVLDPKLPDDYFLFVANDNDFLAQDGFQVGAPYKADDGANVDTILLVYQVTLPDLAKK
- a CDS encoding L,D-transpeptidase, which produces MSDSPLFSERLNRRAFLGASALGAASMALSACTTTEVVTPPPVAAAPPDAAFGDTATMYAARTDEGYQLPAIPVAKLDPKFVRQIVADPTGEKPGTIVVDVSEHFLYLVRDGGKAIRYGVSLGKAGFGWTGSAVVQARKKWPVWTPPPEMIQRRPELAKFKDGMPPGPQSPLGARALYLFRDGKDTMYRLHGTPEWDSIGKNASSGCVRFMNQDIIDLYSRVNGPAQVFVRPNLSAAGKIMAVSSRTAEPIDAGVPKDAEFLK